A single genomic interval of Adhaeribacter pallidiroseus harbors:
- a CDS encoding outer membrane beta-barrel protein codes for MKTTFALIFLLFTSVLVWAQQLNPAGDPVKKFYVGVDFNVTPYYLNYNAHQSPPILHGTNFTPYPGIHVGYQVSKRARIQIGAAYATNRYYQQASTRDNNGVLEGNYDAVNTKGLIVPVSFRYDFLDVSKRFRAYGFATLTTVYAHSALKSTATRDGVVLDSYQTKASGVSLSMGLGLGVNYRLNNRFRVFGEYSVVNRNITGGWVPNRRGLDINLLNMGLNYTF; via the coding sequence ATGAAAACTACCTTTGCTCTTATCTTTCTGCTTTTTACATCGGTACTGGTTTGGGCGCAGCAATTAAACCCAGCAGGCGACCCAGTTAAAAAATTTTATGTAGGTGTCGATTTTAATGTTACTCCTTATTACCTGAATTACAACGCTCATCAATCTCCCCCAATCCTGCATGGTACTAACTTTACCCCGTATCCGGGCATACATGTAGGTTATCAGGTAAGTAAAAGAGCGCGGATACAAATTGGAGCTGCTTATGCTACTAACCGCTACTACCAACAGGCGAGTACACGCGATAACAATGGCGTGCTGGAGGGTAATTACGATGCTGTAAATACCAAAGGCCTGATTGTTCCGGTGTCTTTTCGCTACGATTTTTTAGATGTATCCAAGCGATTTCGAGCCTATGGTTTTGCTACCTTAACCACCGTTTACGCCCATTCTGCTTTAAAAAGTACAGCTACCCGCGATGGCGTTGTGCTGGATAGTTACCAAACAAAGGCGTCTGGAGTAAGCTTATCTATGGGCCTTGGTTTAGGTGTAAACTACCGTTTAAACAACCGCTTTCGTGTATTTGGGGAGTATTCCGTCGTAAATCGTAATATAACAGGTGGTTGGGTCCCAAACAGGCGCGGCTTAGATATTAACCTGCTTAACATGGGACTGAACTATACGTTCTAA
- a CDS encoding DUF4274 domain-containing protein, which translates to MITLSAKRKKFINDKVIDIYESLSEKQWQLIEENEEQEEVIMAELYRKNFQRLETPEELHYFMLHWNWDEGNHIPQQVVEHPLCDKGTALMVYWQLDPSFYTKYNSIEEAPNYVREDYNLLNSLEQRLLSNDFKTSKIKFIPSSIASWESREDSKIPSILKIASEGEEFEE; encoded by the coding sequence ATGATTACACTTTCTGCCAAAAGGAAAAAGTTTATAAATGACAAGGTTATTGATATTTATGAATCTCTTTCAGAAAAACAATGGCAACTCATTGAGGAAAATGAAGAACAAGAAGAAGTAATAATGGCGGAACTATACCGGAAGAACTTTCAAAGATTAGAAACACCAGAAGAACTTCATTATTTTATGCTACATTGGAATTGGGATGAAGGAAACCATATCCCGCAGCAAGTTGTGGAACACCCGCTCTGTGACAAAGGAACAGCTTTAATGGTATACTGGCAATTAGATCCTAGTTTTTACACGAAGTATAACTCCATTGAAGAAGCTCCAAATTATGTAAGAGAGGATTACAACCTATTAAACAGTTTGGAACAACGACTCTTAAGTAATGATTTTAAAACTTCTAAAATTAAGTTCATCCCTTCTTCCATAGCTTCCTGGGAAAGCAGAGAAGATTCTAAAATTCCGAGCATATTGAAAATTGCTTCTGAAGGAGAAGAATTTGAAGAGTGA
- a CDS encoding tetratricopeptide repeat-containing sensor histidine kinase → MPKPKPDSNWVKQMLDSGAVIETSNPQAAIKLYNQINQISKQINYPLGQAKALHYSGIVYSDRSNYPAALIRYRKALQIYRKLNYKRGIGACYTNMGNLYRYQSKFDSALIHYQFSIDFFKKYRQWDALALAYGNAGGIFMQMQQPEKAKLYFTPGLLYAEQAGDSSLVSRALINQGTVLIKLNKMKEAVDTYNKALKIAAKIDDYYALYLANINLADYYKQKKQYTKAIDYGQKSLTWALKLDTPYDVADIKRIIGDLYLANNNPEKAQTFYLQAISVSEKIKAPEISAAAYAALQELYAIRKDYQKAYKYQKLAQQYQDSMLGEKQLKFLNELEVKYQTAQKDKELVQKQLQLQKNQQFIVYSVGAAVIALLVALLLYLHFRHKNKAYLRQLKEVEQEKEIMVLQALMQGEEKERTRIARDLHDEVAGMLAAAKMHMNALVLQAKEIIQHKGYHQVVDLLDEATISVRKTAHNLMPEVLMQHGLDEALRRFCSNISNDKLLVVAYYSWGDFERFAPNFELSVYRIVQELLNNIIKHAQASEAMVQLTLQDHMLSITIEDNGVGFDPAKLSQKGTGMSSIKSRVHALQGKIDIDSEPGQGVSTYLEFETKPYALQPKAEEVKEKQIHLAAKTII, encoded by the coding sequence TTGCCCAAACCTAAACCCGATAGTAACTGGGTAAAGCAAATGTTAGATTCAGGAGCGGTTATAGAAACTTCTAATCCCCAGGCCGCCATTAAACTGTACAACCAAATCAATCAAATCAGTAAACAAATAAATTATCCGCTGGGTCAGGCCAAAGCTTTGCATTACAGTGGTATCGTGTATTCCGACCGCAGCAATTACCCGGCCGCCTTAATCCGGTACCGCAAAGCCTTGCAAATTTACCGCAAACTTAATTACAAACGCGGCATTGGCGCTTGTTATACCAACATGGGTAATCTGTACCGCTACCAAAGCAAATTCGACAGCGCCTTAATTCATTACCAGTTTTCGATTGATTTTTTTAAAAAATACCGGCAATGGGATGCGCTGGCGTTGGCCTATGGTAATGCGGGCGGCATATTCATGCAAATGCAGCAACCCGAAAAAGCCAAGCTATATTTTACGCCGGGTCTTTTGTACGCCGAACAAGCCGGGGATTCTTCGCTGGTGAGCCGGGCATTAATAAACCAGGGAACCGTTTTAATAAAATTAAATAAAATGAAAGAGGCGGTGGACACGTATAATAAAGCCTTAAAAATTGCCGCCAAAATTGATGATTATTACGCGCTGTACCTGGCCAATATCAACCTGGCCGATTACTACAAGCAAAAAAAACAATACACCAAAGCCATCGACTACGGCCAGAAAAGCTTAACCTGGGCCTTAAAACTAGACACCCCTTACGATGTAGCCGATATCAAAAGAATTATTGGCGATTTATACCTGGCCAACAACAATCCGGAGAAAGCCCAAACCTTTTACCTGCAAGCCATTAGTGTTTCCGAGAAAATTAAAGCTCCCGAGATTTCGGCGGCCGCGTACGCGGCCTTGCAGGAACTGTATGCCATCCGGAAAGATTATCAGAAGGCTTATAAATATCAGAAACTGGCCCAACAGTACCAGGATAGCATGTTGGGCGAAAAACAATTAAAATTTTTGAACGAGCTGGAAGTAAAATACCAAACGGCCCAGAAAGACAAAGAACTGGTGCAAAAGCAACTGCAGCTCCAAAAAAACCAACAGTTTATTGTGTATAGCGTGGGAGCGGCCGTCATTGCCTTACTGGTAGCTTTATTATTGTATTTGCATTTCCGGCATAAAAACAAAGCGTATTTGCGGCAGCTGAAAGAAGTAGAACAGGAAAAAGAAATTATGGTGCTCCAGGCATTAATGCAAGGCGAAGAAAAAGAGCGCACCCGCATTGCCCGCGATTTACACGACGAGGTAGCCGGTATGCTGGCCGCCGCCAAAATGCACATGAACGCCTTAGTTTTACAGGCCAAAGAAATTATCCAGCACAAAGGCTACCACCAAGTAGTAGATTTACTCGACGAAGCTACCATTTCGGTGCGCAAAACAGCTCATAATCTAATGCCGGAAGTGCTCATGCAACATGGCCTGGACGAGGCGTTACGGCGGTTTTGTTCCAATATCAGTAACGATAAATTATTGGTGGTAGCGTATTATTCCTGGGGCGATTTTGAGCGGTTTGCGCCTAACTTTGAATTATCGGTTTACCGGATTGTGCAGGAACTCCTGAACAATATTATTAAACACGCCCAGGCCAGCGAAGCCATGGTGCAATTAACTTTACAAGACCACATGCTGTCCATTACCATTGAAGATAACGGCGTAGGCTTCGACCCGGCCAAACTTTCGCAGAAGGGCACGGGCATGAGCAGTATTAAGTCGCGGGTACACGCGCTGCAAGGCAAAATTGACATTGATTCGGAACCAGGCCAAGGGGTGAGCACCTACCTCGAATTTGAAACAAAGCCCTACGCACTGCAACCAAAAGCAGAAGAGGTAAAGGAAAAACAGATTCATCTCGCGGCAAAAACAATTATTTAA
- a CDS encoding outer membrane protein assembly factor BamB family protein has product MKYFFKPLALGLLVLGSCLNPNREKSQAVSNIKNLDYPVYGGNKAGNRYSPLNQINLDNVKNLQVAWMYDTSEKPDPSSTKPQRPKAIQCQPIVVNGILYGTTAELKLFALKAGTGEKLWIFEPQKDEQKFNTSRGVVYWESGADKRILYSVGSKLYAINALTGTNITSFGQNGTIDLHEGLQTNLDHDVSKLSVTASTPGVVFKNTFIIGSSVSEAGDAAPGHIRAFDVVTGQLKWVFHTIPQPGEYGYNTWPPTAYKYIGATNNWSGLVVDEKRGTVYFGTGSPASDFYGGDREGENLFATCIMALDAETGKRKWHYQTIHHDLWDRDHPSPPNLATVKHNGKKVDVVVQATKDGLVYVLDRDTGTSLFPVEERPVPTSPALPGEHPFPTQKFPLKPAPFAHQVFTEADITDISPEAHAYVKERFADMRTDHKFMPPTEKGTILFGYSGGAEWGGNSIDPNGIFYQNANDDPWILQMVSQEDRRKEMASLTKGNGFYLANCAVCHGRDRKGSGSDFPSLVEVGNKYNEAGVQAILETGRGRMPSFSHIPKENRAAIVRFLLNKETVADKIIDEHSETGPTETAKKESFPYVPQYVNKVWRKFTDQNGYPAIKPPWGTLNAIDLNTGEYLWRVPLGEYPELAKKGVPTTGTESYGGPVVTGGGLVFIAGTRDEKIRAFDRKTGQVVWEYQLPAGGFATPITYMVDGKQYVVIAAGGARGLKGGGNYVAFALP; this is encoded by the coding sequence ATGAAGTACTTTTTTAAGCCTTTAGCGCTAGGCTTGTTAGTTTTAGGTAGTTGTCTAAATCCGAATCGCGAGAAAAGCCAGGCGGTTTCCAATATTAAAAATTTAGATTACCCGGTTTACGGCGGTAATAAAGCGGGTAACCGGTATTCCCCTTTAAACCAGATTAACCTGGATAATGTAAAAAATTTACAAGTAGCCTGGATGTACGATACTTCCGAAAAGCCTGATCCCTCTAGCACTAAACCCCAGAGACCCAAGGCTATTCAATGTCAACCGATTGTGGTAAACGGCATTTTGTATGGTACTACTGCCGAGTTAAAGTTGTTTGCCTTAAAAGCTGGCACCGGCGAAAAGTTATGGATTTTTGAGCCGCAAAAAGACGAACAAAAGTTTAATACCAGCCGGGGCGTAGTTTACTGGGAAAGTGGCGCGGATAAGCGCATTTTGTATTCCGTTGGTTCTAAGTTGTACGCCATTAACGCGTTAACCGGCACCAATATTACCAGCTTTGGCCAAAACGGCACCATAGATTTACACGAAGGCCTCCAAACCAACCTGGACCATGATGTGAGTAAATTATCCGTTACAGCGTCTACGCCGGGGGTTGTTTTTAAAAATACCTTTATTATCGGCTCTAGTGTGTCCGAAGCGGGTGATGCTGCACCAGGGCATATCCGGGCTTTTGATGTGGTAACGGGCCAGTTAAAATGGGTTTTTCACACCATACCGCAGCCCGGCGAATACGGGTACAATACCTGGCCGCCCACTGCTTATAAATACATTGGCGCTACCAATAACTGGAGCGGCCTGGTAGTGGACGAAAAGCGCGGTACCGTTTACTTTGGCACCGGCTCCCCGGCTTCGGATTTTTACGGCGGCGACCGCGAAGGCGAAAATTTATTTGCTACCTGCATTATGGCCCTGGATGCGGAAACCGGCAAAAGAAAATGGCATTACCAAACCATTCACCACGATTTATGGGACCGCGACCATCCGTCGCCGCCTAATTTAGCTACGGTAAAACATAACGGCAAAAAAGTAGACGTGGTGGTGCAGGCTACCAAAGACGGCCTGGTGTATGTGCTGGACCGCGATACGGGTACTTCTTTGTTTCCGGTAGAAGAACGGCCCGTACCCACTTCGCCCGCTTTGCCCGGCGAACATCCTTTCCCAACGCAAAAATTTCCGTTAAAGCCGGCGCCCTTTGCGCACCAGGTTTTTACCGAAGCCGATATTACCGATATTTCGCCGGAAGCCCACGCTTACGTGAAAGAGCGCTTCGCCGACATGCGCACCGATCATAAATTTATGCCACCCACGGAGAAAGGCACTATTTTGTTTGGTTACAGCGGCGGTGCCGAGTGGGGTGGTAATTCCATCGATCCTAATGGTATATTCTACCAGAATGCCAACGACGATCCTTGGATTTTGCAAATGGTTTCGCAGGAAGACCGCCGAAAAGAAATGGCTTCGCTCACCAAAGGCAACGGCTTTTACCTGGCTAATTGCGCGGTGTGCCACGGCCGCGACCGTAAAGGAAGCGGTTCTGATTTTCCGAGTTTGGTAGAAGTGGGAAATAAGTATAATGAAGCAGGCGTTCAGGCAATTTTAGAAACCGGCCGCGGCCGGATGCCTTCTTTTAGCCACATACCTAAAGAAAACCGGGCCGCCATTGTGCGCTTTTTATTAAATAAAGAAACCGTCGCCGACAAAATTATAGATGAACACAGCGAAACCGGACCTACCGAAACTGCCAAAAAAGAAAGTTTCCCGTACGTTCCCCAATACGTAAATAAAGTCTGGAGAAAATTTACGGACCAGAACGGCTATCCGGCCATTAAACCACCATGGGGTACCTTAAACGCCATTGATTTAAATACCGGCGAATATTTGTGGCGCGTACCCTTGGGCGAATACCCGGAATTAGCGAAAAAAGGCGTACCTACCACGGGCACCGAAAGCTACGGCGGTCCGGTAGTAACTGGCGGTGGCCTGGTGTTTATTGCCGGCACCCGCGACGAAAAAATCCGGGCCTTTGATCGTAAAACTGGTCAGGTGGTTTGGGAATACCAATTACCAGCTGGTGGTTTTGCTACACCCATTACCTATATGGTAGACGGTAAACAATACGTGGTAATTGCGGCGGGCGGCGCCCGCGGCTTAAAAGGAGGCGGTAATTACGTGGCTTTTGCGCTGCCTTAG
- the trxA gene encoding thioredoxin: MAHKAIEITDANFDEVINSDKPVLVDFWAEWCGPCRMVGPVVEQLAGEYEGKVVVGKVDVDANPQTSAKFGIRSIPTLLVFKNGQVVDKQVGAVPKAALAQKLDAQIA, translated from the coding sequence ATGGCACACAAAGCAATTGAAATAACCGATGCAAACTTCGATGAAGTGATCAATTCCGATAAACCCGTACTGGTAGACTTCTGGGCCGAGTGGTGCGGACCTTGCCGCATGGTAGGCCCCGTAGTGGAGCAATTAGCCGGCGAGTACGAAGGCAAAGTAGTCGTGGGAAAAGTAGACGTGGATGCTAATCCGCAAACTTCTGCTAAGTTTGGTATTCGCAGTATACCTACCCTGCTGGTATTCAAAAACGGCCAGGTAGTAGATAAGCAAGTAGGTGCCGTACCGAAAGCGGCCTTAGCTCAGAAATTAGACGCCCAAATTGCCTAA
- a CDS encoding FecR family protein — translation MNNNEQEKLQRLLKKYLTGELSPEEEAYVAEWYDNLPDQLPASQAPLPALESQKRENWEAINTKLQQVSQPQLTELEINLKRFTIGRHQTRWLGVAASILLLIGIALYPGRLWREAPVALLEKQNNLKKVERISFSDGSIVWLEPGSRIQYPAKFTGASRDVFLNGKAFFSVARDKQHPFRVYGGAVEVKVLGTSFGVNFKKTEQVAEVLVRTGKVAVTSTDKSVTDYLPFIKSAKKTVRLQLNEKVSFNAAHHTALKQKINKEYWEKQLPEAPLIFTDNSLAEVIRTLEDQHRVSIKLENSRLKNCSLTAYFHGQPLPVKLDMICKSIGATYHAEEDKYLILGEGCKE, via the coding sequence ATGAACAACAACGAACAGGAAAAGCTGCAACGGCTTTTAAAAAAATACTTAACGGGCGAGTTATCTCCGGAAGAAGAAGCCTATGTGGCGGAATGGTACGATAACTTACCCGACCAATTGCCTGCCAGCCAAGCTCCTTTACCAGCGCTGGAAAGCCAAAAACGTGAAAACTGGGAAGCCATAAACACTAAATTGCAGCAGGTAAGCCAGCCGCAATTAACAGAACTGGAAATAAATTTAAAGAGGTTTACCATAGGCCGGCACCAAACGCGCTGGCTCGGAGTAGCCGCTTCTATTTTGTTGCTGATTGGCATTGCGTTATACCCTGGCCGGTTGTGGCGGGAAGCACCCGTAGCGCTGCTGGAAAAACAGAATAATTTAAAAAAAGTTGAAAGAATTTCGTTTAGCGATGGCTCCATTGTTTGGTTAGAACCTGGTTCCCGAATTCAATACCCGGCAAAGTTTACCGGGGCCAGTCGGGATGTATTCTTAAACGGTAAAGCTTTTTTCTCGGTTGCGCGCGATAAACAACACCCTTTCCGGGTGTATGGGGGTGCCGTGGAAGTAAAAGTATTAGGAACCAGTTTTGGCGTTAATTTTAAAAAAACGGAGCAAGTAGCCGAAGTTTTAGTGCGTACCGGAAAAGTAGCGGTTACTTCTACCGATAAAAGTGTAACGGACTATTTGCCTTTTATAAAATCTGCTAAAAAAACCGTCCGGTTACAATTAAACGAAAAAGTTAGTTTTAATGCGGCGCATCACACCGCCCTCAAGCAAAAAATAAACAAGGAGTACTGGGAAAAACAATTGCCGGAAGCGCCCCTGATTTTTACGGACAACTCCTTAGCCGAAGTTATCCGGACCCTGGAAGATCAGCACCGGGTATCTATAAAATTAGAAAATTCCCGATTAAAAAATTGCAGCTTAACGGCTTACTTTCATGGCCAGCCCTTGCCCGTGAAGCTCGATATGATTTGTAAGTCCATCGGGGCCACTTACCACGCTGAAGAAGATAAATACCTGATCTTGGGAGAAGGATGTAAAGAGTAA
- a CDS encoding SDR family oxidoreductase: MKEEQKMSRRSVIGKLGAGLASAAVGTGLAAEGATPFTEAEPAKLENPNSKYPKPPFKGQSQPWPGLASKMDPKPDHGEKSYKGSGRLKGRKALITGGDSGMGRAAAIAYAREGADVAINYLPAEEPDAQEVVAIIKAEGRKAIAIPGDIRDEAFCQKMVADAVKGLGGLDILVSNAARQQTKPSILDITSEDFDATMKTNIYAPFWIIKAALPHLQPGSVIIGTTSEQATDPSAELYDYAQTKAATTNYVRSLAKQLAPKGIRVNGVAPGPIWTPLQVSGGATQEKLKSFGGDTPMGRPGQPVELGSIYVQLAASDASYATGQIYGAMGGGGQP, from the coding sequence ATGAAAGAAGAACAAAAAATGAGCAGACGCTCGGTTATAGGTAAACTGGGTGCCGGCTTAGCTTCGGCGGCGGTAGGAACCGGTTTAGCGGCCGAAGGCGCTACCCCCTTTACCGAAGCCGAACCAGCCAAATTAGAAAACCCCAATAGTAAATACCCGAAGCCGCCTTTTAAAGGCCAATCGCAGCCCTGGCCAGGGCTAGCCAGTAAAATGGACCCAAAGCCCGATCACGGCGAGAAAAGTTACAAAGGCTCCGGTCGTTTAAAAGGACGGAAAGCCTTAATTACGGGGGGCGACTCAGGCATGGGGCGCGCGGCAGCCATTGCGTATGCCCGCGAAGGAGCCGATGTAGCGATTAACTATTTGCCGGCCGAAGAACCGGATGCTCAGGAAGTAGTGGCCATTATTAAAGCCGAAGGCCGCAAAGCCATAGCCATTCCGGGCGATATCCGCGACGAAGCTTTTTGCCAGAAAATGGTAGCCGATGCCGTAAAAGGTTTAGGCGGATTAGATATTTTGGTAAGTAACGCGGCGCGCCAACAAACCAAGCCTTCTATCCTGGACATAACCTCCGAGGATTTCGACGCTACCATGAAGACGAATATTTACGCACCTTTTTGGATTATAAAAGCAGCGCTCCCGCATTTACAACCCGGCTCGGTTATAATTGGTACTACTTCGGAGCAGGCCACCGATCCTTCGGCGGAGCTGTACGATTATGCGCAAACTAAAGCCGCTACTACCAACTACGTGCGGTCCTTGGCCAAACAACTCGCGCCCAAAGGTATTCGGGTAAACGGTGTAGCGCCCGGCCCCATCTGGACACCTTTACAGGTAAGCGGCGGCGCTACCCAGGAAAAATTAAAAAGTTTTGGGGGCGATACGCCCATGGGCCGACCCGGCCAACCCGTGGAATTAGGATCTATTTATGTACAACTAGCTGCCAGTGACGCTAGTTATGCCACCGGCCAGATTTATGGCGCCATGGGCGGCGGCGGACAACCTTAA
- a CDS encoding pyridoxamine 5'-phosphate oxidase family protein gives MGKFHDFIQPAHQEFIQKQHLFFVSTAPLSPNGHINLSPKGLDCFRVFSKNQVGYMDLISSGNETSAHTLENGRITFMFCSFAGAPLILRLYGKGHTVLPDTPEWETYAPHFKIYPSTRQLIIADITLVQTSCGFGVPLFNYEGERDIHFEWAAKKGLAGLAAYKQEKNLVSLDGLPTNLAVQSE, from the coding sequence ATGGGCAAATTCCACGACTTTATTCAACCGGCGCACCAGGAATTTATACAAAAGCAGCACCTGTTTTTTGTAAGTACCGCGCCCTTAAGCCCCAACGGCCACATTAATCTTTCCCCGAAAGGACTGGATTGTTTCCGGGTGTTTTCAAAGAACCAGGTGGGTTACATGGATTTAATTAGTAGTGGCAACGAAACTTCGGCGCATACTTTAGAAAATGGTCGCATTACTTTTATGTTTTGTTCTTTTGCCGGAGCGCCGTTGATACTAAGATTGTACGGCAAAGGGCACACGGTATTGCCCGACACTCCGGAATGGGAAACGTACGCGCCGCATTTTAAAATTTACCCGAGTACCCGCCAGCTTATAATAGCCGATATTACCTTAGTCCAAACTTCCTGCGGTTTTGGCGTGCCGCTATTTAACTACGAGGGCGAACGGGATATTCACTTTGAGTGGGCCGCAAAAAAAGGTTTGGCGGGTTTAGCAGCCTATAAACAAGAAAAAAATCTAGTGAGCCTCGATGGTTTACCCACCAACCTGGCCGTACAATCCGAGTAA
- a CDS encoding RNA polymerase sigma-70 factor, whose protein sequence is MNQNSLRDNRLLDGLRNESADAFQVIYEKYWAKLYQVAYRKTGEKEVAEELVQEIFLNLWLKRTTLTITSSLEAYLFTAVKYAIINYYHAQLVRNKYQSRADRSVVAANYTEESVLTSELNLTLKNALALLSAKTRQVFEKSRFQNLSNKEIAHDLQLTDKAVEFHITKTLKHLKIFLKDFVVPLLLIIPGY, encoded by the coding sequence TTGAACCAGAACAGTTTAAGAGATAACAGACTTTTAGATGGTTTACGGAATGAATCGGCCGATGCATTTCAGGTAATTTACGAGAAGTATTGGGCTAAATTATACCAGGTTGCATATCGTAAAACCGGCGAAAAAGAAGTAGCCGAAGAATTGGTACAGGAAATATTTTTAAATTTATGGCTGAAGCGTACAACCCTTACCATTACCAGCAGCCTGGAAGCCTATCTTTTTACGGCTGTTAAATACGCCATCATCAATTATTACCACGCGCAATTAGTCCGGAACAAATATCAGTCCCGCGCCGACCGTTCCGTGGTTGCCGCTAACTACACCGAAGAAAGTGTTTTAACTAGTGAGTTAAACCTTACTTTAAAAAACGCGCTGGCTTTATTATCGGCCAAAACCCGGCAGGTATTTGAAAAAAGCCGGTTTCAAAATCTCTCGAATAAAGAAATAGCCCACGATCTGCAACTTACCGATAAGGCCGTGGAATTTCATATCACCAAAACGTTAAAGCATTTAAAAATCTTTCTCAAAGATTTTGTTGTTCCGCTGCTGCTCATCATCCCCGGTTATTAG
- a CDS encoding TonB-dependent receptor plug domain-containing protein has protein sequence MEILLTKPRLWLLCCRTALIVVVAFFLLQPQITFAEENKAKEMLNREISIQMENTELNVILREIEDRSGIHFIYSTQIIDAGRKVTVIASNKKLAHVLTDLLTPLRIDFEPVGGEVVLKKLKASSFAPAPEQIGSRLVIAKKPAAAATITGKVTAATGEGLPGVTVLVKGTTTGTASGADGSYTINAPADNGTLVFSFIGYTTKEVAFSGSATIDVTLLDNTQTLDEVVVTALGIKREKKALTYAVSEVGGEKLTQAREINVGNALAGRVAGVTASGTSGGPGGSSRIVIRGNGSLNGENQPLYVVNGMPITNNNQGAAGTFGGIDRGDGLASINPDDIESISVLKGGTAAALYGARAANGVILITTKSGKAQKGLGVEYNTNFTFQQAINLTDWQYQYGSGSLGAAPTTQAQAISNGRMSWGARLDGSPIIQPDGQTRPYSAQKNNFKNFYQTGTNFVNTLALSGGNEIARFRFSASNLDNKAIVPHNDMNIKTFNLSASATLAKKLCSKAMPSITSKT, from the coding sequence ATGGAAATTCTACTTACCAAACCAAGACTATGGCTGTTGTGTTGCCGAACAGCTTTAATTGTTGTAGTAGCCTTTTTTTTACTACAACCGCAAATAACCTTCGCCGAAGAAAATAAAGCGAAAGAAATGCTTAACCGGGAGATTTCTATTCAAATGGAAAATACGGAGTTAAACGTAATCTTAAGGGAAATCGAAGATCGTAGTGGGATTCATTTTATTTACAGTACTCAAATTATTGATGCGGGCCGCAAAGTAACGGTAATAGCTTCGAACAAAAAATTAGCGCACGTACTCACTGATTTACTCACACCGCTTCGCATTGATTTTGAACCGGTTGGCGGGGAAGTGGTACTTAAAAAATTAAAAGCCAGTAGTTTTGCTCCTGCTCCCGAGCAGATTGGTTCCAGGTTGGTCATTGCCAAGAAGCCCGCAGCTGCCGCCACTATTACGGGTAAAGTAACTGCTGCTACCGGCGAAGGCCTTCCCGGGGTTACCGTTTTGGTAAAAGGCACTACTACCGGTACTGCTTCCGGGGCAGATGGCTCTTACACCATCAATGCTCCTGCGGATAATGGTACTCTCGTTTTTTCCTTTATTGGCTATACTACCAAAGAAGTAGCTTTTAGCGGCAGCGCCACCATTGATGTGACGTTACTCGACAATACCCAAACCCTGGACGAAGTAGTGGTAACGGCCTTAGGTATTAAAAGAGAGAAGAAAGCCTTAACCTATGCGGTATCGGAAGTAGGCGGCGAAAAACTGACCCAGGCCCGCGAAATAAACGTGGGAAATGCTTTGGCCGGCCGGGTTGCGGGCGTTACGGCATCTGGTACATCAGGTGGACCAGGTGGCTCCAGCCGTATTGTTATCCGGGGGAACGGTTCTTTAAACGGCGAAAACCAGCCGTTGTACGTGGTTAACGGCATGCCGATTACCAACAATAACCAAGGCGCCGCGGGTACCTTTGGCGGCATCGACCGGGGCGATGGTTTAGCCAGTATTAATCCCGACGATATTGAAAGTATTTCGGTTTTAAAAGGCGGTACGGCGGCGGCTTTGTACGGGGCCCGGGCCGCCAACGGCGTTATTTTAATCACCACAAAATCCGGAAAAGCGCAAAAAGGATTAGGTGTAGAGTATAACACTAACTTTACCTTTCAGCAAGCCATTAACTTAACCGATTGGCAATACCAATACGGCTCCGGTTCACTAGGTGCAGCGCCCACAACCCAGGCCCAGGCCATTTCGAACGGTCGCATGTCCTGGGGAGCCCGGTTAGATGGTTCGCCCATTATTCAGCCCGATGGTCAGACCCGGCCTTATTCGGCGCAGAAGAATAATTTTAAAAATTTCTACCAAACCGGTACCAACTTCGTGAATACGCTGGCCCTTAGCGGCGGCAACGAAATTGCCCGGTTCCGCTTTTCGGCCTCTAACCTCGATAACAAGGCCATTGTACCGCACAACGATATGAACATTAAAACGTTTAACCTGAGTGCCAGTGCGACGCTGGCAAAAAAATTGTGTTCGAAGGCAATGCCCAGTATAACATCGAAGACGTAA